The following coding sequences lie in one Deltaproteobacteria bacterium IMCC39524 genomic window:
- the rimO gene encoding 30S ribosomal protein S12 methylthiotransferase RimO — protein sequence MNKYNVSLVSLGCPKNLVDAEVMLGHLPAERFKIVTDESQADIIVVNTCAFIRDAQEESVETILEVADQKKNGRCKLLIVSGCLPQRHQDDLAKELPEVDFFMGTADAPRILELLDSHLQGEQQQEIGLPDYLYDHTTPRVTSSPFYSAYVKIAEGCANHCSYCVIPSIRGTLRSRTIPSVVEEVKRLVESGVKEINLIAQDVTAFGAERGNGHELTTLLRELVKIEELVWLRLLYAYPDGITDELLDMMAAEEKICNYIDLPIQHIDDQILAAMNRRIDEAGIRQLLKRIRSRIPDITLRTSLIVGFPGETDAQFRKLLAFVEEGHFERLGVFQYSREEGTSAAKLVGQVPARTKLSRYKKLMKAQSRVALQKNLALKGRIEPVLVEGYSEETELLLRGRSVRQAPDVDGQVYITSGQADVGDIVNLEITDSSEYDLIGEICED from the coding sequence TTGAATAAATACAACGTCAGCCTGGTCAGTCTTGGTTGTCCAAAAAATCTGGTCGATGCCGAAGTCATGCTCGGTCATCTGCCTGCCGAGCGATTCAAGATCGTGACAGATGAAAGCCAGGCGGACATTATCGTCGTCAACACCTGCGCCTTCATCCGTGACGCCCAGGAAGAGTCGGTGGAAACCATCCTCGAAGTAGCGGACCAGAAGAAAAACGGTCGCTGCAAGCTGCTGATCGTCAGTGGCTGTTTACCGCAGCGTCATCAGGACGATCTCGCCAAGGAGTTGCCGGAAGTTGATTTCTTCATGGGCACCGCTGACGCGCCGCGCATCCTCGAACTGCTCGACAGCCACCTGCAAGGTGAGCAGCAGCAGGAGATCGGCTTACCCGATTACCTCTACGACCACACCACGCCAAGGGTGACGTCATCACCTTTCTACTCGGCCTACGTCAAGATCGCCGAGGGTTGCGCCAACCATTGTTCCTACTGCGTTATCCCGAGTATTCGCGGCACCCTGCGTTCACGGACCATCCCGTCGGTGGTTGAAGAAGTCAAACGCCTGGTAGAAAGCGGCGTCAAGGAAATCAACCTGATCGCCCAGGACGTTACCGCTTTTGGTGCAGAGCGCGGCAATGGCCATGAATTGACGACTCTGCTCCGTGAGCTGGTCAAGATCGAAGAACTGGTCTGGTTACGCCTGCTCTACGCTTATCCGGATGGTATCACCGACGAACTGCTCGACATGATGGCCGCTGAAGAGAAGATCTGCAATTACATCGATCTGCCGATTCAGCATATCGACGATCAGATCCTCGCCGCCATGAACCGCCGCATCGACGAGGCCGGCATTCGTCAACTGCTCAAACGCATCCGTAGCCGTATCCCCGACATCACCCTGCGGACTTCATTGATCGTCGGTTTCCCCGGCGAGACCGACGCGCAGTTCCGCAAACTTCTCGCTTTTGTTGAAGAGGGACACTTTGAACGACTCGGCGTGTTTCAATATTCTCGCGAGGAGGGCACCTCGGCCGCGAAACTTGTCGGTCAGGTTCCAGCCCGTACCAAACTGTCTCGTTACAAGAAACTTATGAAAGCCCAATCGCGGGTTGCGTTGCAGAAGAACCTTGCACTCAAAGGGCGGATCGAGCCAGTACTGGTTGAGGGCTACAGTGAAGAGACCGAACTGCTGCTGCGTGGCCGTAGCGTTCGTCAGGCTCCCGACGTCGACGGTCAGGTCTACATCACCTCCGGACAGGCTGATGTCGGTGACATCGTCAATCTTGAAATCACGGACTCTTCCGAATACGACCTGATCGGCGAAATCTGCGAGGACTGA
- a CDS encoding outer membrane lipoprotein carrier protein LolA gives MMNRSLFSTLCLGALLVTLAAPAWAASLGDVISALETPFQTETDEKLRIYDYSADFFQESKIASLDRLQRASGEVEVAFDYQRTDTVPRVKFRWQYEQPTTQEIVSDAKTLWVYLPENNQVIQSDIEMVNRSRQNDPMTFLTGLGNLSRDFSIRWAAPNNDVEGNHVLELTPKRVSSLINKLIIVVDRYAVEAYLNPDQDEDQDASSAQSAPPVPTPPTSLLLDGFKNDPFASRGPWFPILSTTVYDPNGNSTTIEFSNLRVNFGISDMSFNFMMPAGVQVVRPTGQEMGF, from the coding sequence ATGATGAACCGGAGCCTATTCTCCACCTTGTGCCTGGGTGCTCTTCTGGTCACCCTGGCTGCTCCCGCCTGGGCCGCATCGCTTGGCGATGTCATCAGTGCGCTGGAGACACCGTTTCAGACCGAGACTGATGAGAAACTGAGAATTTACGACTACTCCGCCGACTTCTTCCAGGAGTCGAAAATTGCCTCGCTCGACCGCCTGCAGCGCGCCAGCGGAGAAGTTGAAGTCGCTTTTGATTACCAGCGTACGGACACTGTGCCACGCGTCAAGTTTCGTTGGCAATACGAGCAACCTACCACCCAGGAGATCGTTTCCGACGCCAAGACCCTGTGGGTCTATCTGCCGGAGAACAACCAGGTGATCCAATCGGACATCGAGATGGTCAACAGGTCTCGACAGAACGATCCGATGACGTTTCTCACCGGCTTAGGCAACCTGTCCAGGGATTTTTCTATTCGTTGGGCTGCGCCAAATAATGATGTCGAGGGCAACCACGTGCTCGAGTTGACGCCGAAGCGCGTCTCTTCGCTGATCAACAAGCTGATTATCGTGGTTGACCGTTATGCCGTTGAGGCCTATCTGAATCCTGATCAGGATGAAGATCAGGACGCTTCCTCTGCGCAGTCCGCACCACCGGTACCGACGCCTCCAACATCACTGTTGCTAGATGGTTTCAAAAACGATCCCTTCGCTTCGAGGGGACCATGGTTCCCGATCCTGTCGACCACGGTCTACGATCCGAACGGCAACAGCACCACGATTGAATTCAGCAATCTGCGGGTTAATTTCGGTATTTCCGACATGTCTTTCAACTTCATGATGCCGGCAGGCGTACAGGTGGTTCGGCCAACCGGTCAGGAAATGGGGTTCTGA
- a CDS encoding chemotaxis protein CheD, which produces MSTRVTIAQVRIDQTPAVLKACGLGSCVAVALYDPEARIGGLGHLLLPNRPKKNALGSESKYVDAGILEIVDQLVQAGANQDRLVAKVAGGANMFETSYQTLIKSIGARNARSARATLASLGIPILGEEIGGNRGRTVEFDLATGNMMVYCARDDDQVSI; this is translated from the coding sequence ATGAGCACCCGGGTCACAATTGCCCAGGTTCGGATCGATCAGACTCCAGCTGTTCTCAAGGCGTGTGGGCTTGGATCTTGTGTTGCCGTTGCACTCTATGACCCCGAAGCCAGGATCGGCGGCCTTGGGCACCTGCTCCTGCCAAATCGGCCGAAGAAGAACGCCTTGGGCTCGGAGAGTAAATACGTTGATGCCGGCATTCTTGAGATAGTGGATCAGCTTGTGCAAGCTGGCGCGAATCAAGATCGCCTGGTCGCCAAAGTCGCCGGTGGCGCCAACATGTTCGAAACCTCGTATCAAACCCTGATCAAGAGCATTGGCGCGCGAAACGCCAGAAGCGCAAGGGCGACCCTTGCCTCGCTCGGAATCCCGATCTTGGGCGAAGAGATCGGCGGCAACCGGGGCCGTACTGTTGAGTTTGATCTTGCCACTGGGAATATGATGGTTTACTGTGCCCGTGATGATGACCAAGTATCCATTTGA
- a CDS encoding chemotaxis protein CheC, with product MPFRELNSVQLDTLKEVSNIGRGHAATALSQMIGQRVNLTVPNVTVTEISQVPEHLGGAEKMTVGITLQILGDARGSIMLLFPEESAQRLLCSLLGQQEEGLVMTEVSVSALKEVGNILASAYLSALGNLLNKTLIPSVPLLAYDMAGAVVDHVLIDLSQSSDFAMMIETDFGGEPDQDLAIKGHFFLLPDPATLNIFLSDVGGSL from the coding sequence ATGCCCTTTCGCGAATTGAACAGTGTTCAGTTGGACACCTTGAAAGAGGTCAGCAATATCGGCAGGGGTCATGCGGCCACGGCTCTTTCGCAAATGATCGGACAGCGCGTAAATCTGACCGTTCCGAATGTCACCGTCACCGAAATCAGCCAGGTCCCTGAGCATCTCGGCGGTGCTGAAAAGATGACGGTCGGAATCACTCTGCAAATTCTTGGAGATGCTCGCGGCAGCATCATGTTGCTGTTCCCGGAGGAAAGCGCCCAGCGCCTGCTCTGCAGCCTGCTTGGTCAGCAGGAAGAAGGGCTGGTAATGACCGAGGTGTCTGTTTCAGCATTGAAAGAAGTCGGCAACATCCTGGCCTCGGCATATCTCAGTGCTCTCGGCAACCTGCTGAATAAGACCCTGATTCCCTCGGTGCCTCTACTTGCCTACGATATGGCCGGTGCCGTGGTTGATCATGTTCTGATTGATTTGAGCCAATCCAGCGACTTCGCCATGATGATCGAAACGGATTTTGGCGGAGAACCTGATCAGGATCTTGCCATTAAGGGTCATTTCTTCTTGCTCCCTGATCCGGCCACCCTGAATATCTTTCTCAGTGATGTCGGAGGGTCGCTATGA
- a CDS encoding chemotaxis protein CheA — protein MDMSQYRDLFLTETREHINNLNKLVVILEQEPDNRETIDALFREAHSIKGMAATMGFDRTARLSHHLEDLLDDFRSSGQIPSAAIDYLLSGIDILDGLIDDLQSNQPEREIEAFLRETPEPPPIMVAEASEPETLVTDAGAPCEAEDETASEEEPLPEEPDAYQVLVDLAEDTPAAAARGLLILREIEKSGELISSRPNMADLRGGAPCQQIQAWLRTTLGKGHIEEALLKISGVVKIRFIDDRRKEERRNRDEGVRTIRVRTDLLDQFVNLTGELITHRHMLNTATTSRDWDELTQTLTRTGLLLDDLHHHVLQARLMPLESITGRLPRIVRDLSRKTDKKVTLQLTGAEVGIDRAVLEALTDPLVHLVRNAIDHGIEQEGIVTVSARREKDLVLVEVADDGKGMDADQLRQKAVDRGLMTTPQANNLSDRDALMLVCQPGFSTAEAITETSGRGVGMDVVKAAVGNLGGTLEILSAPGQGTRFQMRLPLSIAIIKILLVSCAGHPMAVPITRVERTLDLPTREIQSSGQNRVFRLDEELISLHSLSGALGLQEVAAGETTWVILTEVQGRRIGLQVDHFLGQREAFVKSLGFPLNLLTGLSGATVEGDGQIVFIVDPSSLLEGCQLFTND, from the coding sequence ATGGATATGTCCCAGTACCGGGATCTTTTCTTAACGGAAACCCGGGAACATATTAATAACCTGAACAAGCTGGTTGTCATCCTGGAACAGGAACCGGACAACCGTGAGACGATTGATGCCCTCTTTCGTGAGGCGCACTCGATCAAGGGCATGGCTGCGACCATGGGCTTTGATCGCACGGCCAGGCTGTCCCATCATCTCGAAGACCTCCTGGACGACTTTCGCTCTTCCGGCCAAATCCCTTCTGCCGCAATTGACTACCTTCTGAGCGGGATAGATATTCTCGACGGACTCATTGATGACCTGCAGTCCAACCAGCCGGAACGGGAGATCGAGGCCTTTCTGCGGGAAACGCCTGAGCCGCCGCCGATCATGGTGGCCGAGGCGTCTGAACCAGAAACGCTTGTGACAGACGCAGGAGCACCCTGTGAAGCTGAGGACGAGACGGCTTCCGAAGAAGAGCCCCTCCCTGAAGAACCCGATGCGTATCAGGTGTTGGTTGATCTGGCTGAGGACACACCGGCCGCCGCCGCTCGCGGCCTCCTGATTTTACGCGAGATCGAGAAATCCGGCGAGCTGATTTCGAGTCGGCCGAATATGGCGGATTTACGCGGTGGAGCACCCTGTCAGCAGATTCAGGCCTGGCTGCGCACCACATTAGGCAAAGGCCATATCGAAGAAGCCTTGCTGAAGATCAGCGGTGTCGTCAAGATCCGTTTCATCGATGATCGCCGCAAGGAAGAACGCCGCAATCGCGATGAGGGTGTACGCACCATTAGAGTGCGAACCGATCTGCTCGATCAGTTTGTCAACCTGACCGGAGAACTGATTACCCACCGCCATATGCTCAACACGGCGACCACCAGCCGCGACTGGGACGAGCTGACCCAGACCCTCACCCGGACCGGCCTCCTGCTCGATGACCTGCATCACCACGTCCTCCAGGCTCGCCTGATGCCGCTGGAAAGCATTACCGGCCGCCTGCCGCGGATCGTGCGTGACCTGAGCCGCAAAACCGACAAGAAAGTCACGCTGCAACTAACCGGCGCCGAAGTCGGTATCGACCGTGCGGTCCTCGAGGCGCTGACCGACCCGTTGGTGCACCTCGTGCGCAACGCGATTGACCATGGCATAGAGCAGGAAGGGATTGTAACTGTGTCGGCCCGTCGCGAAAAAGACCTTGTGCTGGTAGAGGTTGCCGACGACGGTAAGGGGATGGACGCCGATCAGTTGCGTCAGAAAGCTGTCGATCGCGGTTTGATGACGACTCCCCAGGCGAACAATTTAAGTGATCGGGATGCCCTGATGCTGGTCTGCCAGCCGGGCTTCTCAACGGCAGAAGCGATCACCGAAACCTCCGGGCGAGGTGTAGGTATGGATGTGGTCAAGGCTGCGGTTGGCAACCTCGGCGGCACTTTGGAAATCCTTTCCGCTCCAGGCCAGGGAACCCGCTTCCAGATGCGTCTGCCGCTCTCCATCGCCATCATCAAGATCCTGCTGGTCAGCTGTGCCGGTCATCCCATGGCGGTTCCAATCACCCGGGTGGAACGTACTCTGGATTTACCGACCAGGGAGATTCAGAGTTCCGGCCAGAACCGGGTCTTCAGACTCGATGAAGAGCTAATCAGCCTCCATTCTCTCAGCGGCGCTCTGGGCCTGCAGGAGGTTGCCGCCGGAGAAACCACCTGGGTTATTCTGACCGAAGTTCAAGGGCGTCGCATCGGCTTACAAGTGGATCACTTCCTCGGTCAGCGTGAAGCTTTTGTCAAAAGCCTTGGTTTCCCGCTTAACCTTCTGACCGGCCTGAGCGGTGCTACAGTCGAAGGCGACGGACAGATTGTATTTATTGTTGATCCTTCGTCCCTGCTTGAGGGTTGTCAACTTTTCACCAACGATTGA
- a CDS encoding response regulator, producing MALRVMVVDDALFMRNMLKDIFVRAGHDVVAEAENGEIALELYQGLKPDLVTMDIVMPKKSGIEALQDIMALDASACVVMVSALGQDSLVLEAVESGAKDFIVKPFKEEKVLEIVNRVTG from the coding sequence ATGGCCTTACGTGTGATGGTTGTCGACGATGCTCTGTTCATGCGCAATATGTTGAAGGATATATTCGTTAGAGCGGGACACGATGTGGTCGCAGAAGCGGAGAATGGCGAAATAGCTCTCGAACTCTATCAGGGGCTCAAGCCGGACCTGGTGACCATGGATATTGTCATGCCCAAGAAGAGCGGCATAGAGGCGTTACAGGACATTATGGCCTTGGACGCGAGTGCCTGCGTGGTCATGGTCAGTGCTCTTGGTCAGGACTCCCTGGTTCTCGAAGCAGTCGAATCCGGAGCAAAAGATTTTATCGTCAAGCCGTTCAAGGAAGAGAAGGTCCTCGAGATCGTCAATCGGGTGACCGGATAA
- a CDS encoding chemotaxis protein CheW, with the protein MELTLIFNLGEEVYGLEIDAIQEIIENPTLHHVPLAQGVLNGAISFHGQILAVIDLPKLLGFTAEERDHRYVVLTPELKSMVLSVSEVVRIARLDLSTLQPAPAEAGDSAIRGVAYLEDKRVNLLDTDKVINQLENSYTE; encoded by the coding sequence ATGGAACTGACCCTGATTTTCAATCTCGGCGAAGAGGTTTACGGGCTCGAAATCGATGCAATCCAGGAGATCATCGAGAACCCGACCCTTCACCATGTCCCGCTCGCCCAGGGCGTACTTAACGGAGCGATCAGTTTTCACGGCCAGATCCTTGCCGTAATCGATCTGCCGAAACTGCTCGGCTTCACGGCAGAGGAGCGCGATCACCGCTATGTGGTTCTGACCCCGGAATTAAAATCGATGGTGCTGTCAGTCAGTGAAGTTGTTCGCATCGCCCGGCTCGATCTTTCGACGTTGCAACCGGCACCTGCAGAAGCTGGCGATAGTGCCATTCGTGGCGTGGCCTACCTTGAGGACAAGAGGGTCAACCTGCTCGACACTGACAAAGTTATTAATCAACTTGAAAATAGCTATACAGAATAG
- a CDS encoding methyl-accepting chemotaxis protein has translation MRVEISYKFIIGFLIVVVSGVVVNLAVPYLKIAPEFQQFFTIVCALVVGLIIGALFSRVFTANIRRLTSAGDRISQGDLSENIEMKDNRFPDETSDLASSMNQIQESLRSLVGDIRGIAFKVAGSAQDLSGTSQEMSASSQEVAGTVDQISKGAETQAEMVEESNRLFKEVAMSINLVASAAKTVAESANKTVETARDGRSLAGASLSSIRQVMTEAESSSQQMFNFIGQLQRINKFVEVINGVAQKTNLLALNATIEAARAGEYGRGFAVVAEEIRKLADSTTISADEISSLVEGIRAEGQQVQASMSQVVEEMESGREAVDRTNEAFSAITENAEGTRAKASSISELADQQIASAELITRAIEEIDKVVSDNAAATEQVSAATQEQSASMEELAQSAKNLSTMSEEMLQIVKKFKLVKTDQE, from the coding sequence ATGCGCGTCGAAATCAGTTATAAATTCATCATCGGTTTCCTGATTGTGGTGGTTTCGGGAGTCGTCGTCAATCTGGCGGTGCCTTACCTGAAAATTGCCCCTGAGTTCCAACAGTTCTTCACTATCGTCTGTGCCTTGGTTGTTGGCCTGATCATCGGAGCCCTCTTTTCCCGGGTGTTCACAGCAAATATCCGCCGTCTGACCTCAGCGGGTGATCGGATCAGCCAGGGCGACCTGTCTGAGAATATCGAGATGAAAGATAACCGTTTTCCTGATGAGACCAGTGATCTGGCCAGTTCCATGAATCAGATTCAAGAGAGTCTGCGCAGTCTGGTCGGGGACATCCGCGGCATTGCCTTCAAGGTGGCGGGCTCAGCTCAGGACCTTTCCGGGACCTCCCAGGAAATGTCGGCGTCTTCGCAGGAAGTTGCCGGAACTGTCGATCAGATCAGCAAGGGCGCCGAGACTCAGGCGGAAATGGTTGAAGAATCGAACCGTCTGTTTAAGGAAGTGGCCATGTCGATCAACCTGGTCGCCTCGGCGGCAAAGACCGTTGCCGAATCGGCCAATAAAACGGTGGAAACGGCAAGGGATGGCAGAAGCCTTGCCGGAGCCAGCCTCTCCAGTATTCGCCAGGTTATGACCGAAGCGGAAAGCAGCAGCCAGCAAATGTTCAATTTTATCGGCCAGCTGCAACGCATCAACAAGTTTGTCGAAGTGATTAACGGAGTGGCCCAGAAGACCAACCTGCTGGCCCTTAACGCGACAATCGAAGCAGCCCGGGCCGGAGAGTACGGGCGTGGTTTTGCCGTCGTCGCCGAAGAAATTCGCAAACTGGCTGATTCGACCACCATCTCTGCCGATGAAATCAGCAGTCTGGTCGAAGGCATTCGTGCCGAAGGTCAGCAGGTTCAAGCCTCCATGTCCCAGGTTGTTGAAGAGATGGAGAGTGGACGCGAGGCTGTTGACAGGACCAACGAGGCTTTTTCCGCGATTACCGAAAACGCCGAAGGGACACGGGCCAAAGCCAGCAGCATCTCCGAACTGGCTGACCAACAGATTGCCAGCGCCGAGCTCATTACCCGGGCCATCGAAGAGATCGACAAGGTCGTCTCTGACAATGCTGCCGCAACAGAACAGGTTTCGGCAGCAACCCAGGAACAATCTGCCTCGATGGAAGAGCTGGCCCAATCGGCAAAGAACCTCTCCACCATGTCCGAAGAGATGCTGCAGATCGTCAAGAAGTTTAAGCTGGTCAAGACTGATCAGGAATAA
- a CDS encoding protein-glutamate O-methyltransferase CheR has product MTKPAVHIWRGDDLTDDEFAAITLLLRERRQFDLDQYKDRCIRRRIAKRLRSCKVVDVASYLKRLEMDRDELDTLLATISIHVSQFFRNPDTYRILEQKILPDLCRRARAAGRAELTLWSAGCASGEEPYSLALLIDDMNVRDLKVNILATDVSEPVLDAARCGTFEALRLKEVPPEVLNKYFHEDKGHYQVIEPIRHQVEFRQHNILTASNYPPADLILCRNVMIYFTREEQERILSRFAATLPEHGALVLGRSETMTGDIRRCYQSEFPVERVYRRTAEPVTVADI; this is encoded by the coding sequence ATGACCAAACCAGCTGTTCACATATGGAGGGGAGACGATCTCACCGACGACGAGTTCGCGGCGATTACGCTACTCCTGCGTGAGCGCCGCCAGTTTGATCTCGACCAATACAAGGACCGCTGCATTCGCCGGCGCATCGCCAAGCGGCTGCGGAGCTGCAAAGTTGTGGATGTTGCTTCGTATCTGAAGCGCCTGGAGATGGATCGTGACGAGCTTGACACCTTGCTGGCAACCATCTCCATCCATGTCTCCCAGTTTTTTCGTAATCCGGACACCTACCGGATTCTCGAACAGAAGATTTTACCGGACCTCTGCCGCCGGGCTCGAGCAGCAGGGCGGGCCGAGTTGACGCTTTGGAGCGCCGGATGTGCTTCCGGTGAAGAACCTTACTCTCTGGCCCTGTTGATCGATGACATGAACGTCAGAGACTTGAAGGTCAATATCCTGGCGACCGATGTCAGCGAACCGGTCCTGGATGCAGCTCGCTGTGGGACTTTTGAAGCGTTGCGGCTGAAAGAGGTGCCGCCAGAAGTCCTCAATAAATATTTTCATGAGGATAAAGGTCATTACCAGGTTATTGAACCTATTCGTCACCAGGTGGAGTTTCGCCAGCACAACATCTTGACCGCAAGTAATTATCCGCCGGCAGACCTGATTCTCTGTCGTAACGTGATGATCTATTTTACACGTGAGGAGCAGGAACGAATCCTGTCTCGTTTTGCTGCGACCCTGCCCGAACATGGGGCTCTGGTCCTGGGTCGCTCTGAAACCATGACCGGAGATATTCGCCGCTGCTATCAATCTGAATTTCCTGTGGAACGGGTCTATCGCCGTACGGCTGAGCCTGTCACAGTTGCTGACATTTAG
- the thiL gene encoding thiamine-phosphate kinase produces MKLKALGEFKLIDRIREQASEGDGVDRGIGDDAAVLSLPKGHQLLTSTDLLIEGVHFRHDWTDCEALGHKAVAVNLSDIAAMGGSPRYLYLGLACPDEAEISDIDAFLRGVLDETAKYGVSLVGGDTCRSPGPWMISVTVEGSAPRDQAIGRDGAQPGDLIMVSGTLGDSALAQRLIEEDQEAHTDLLRRHHQPVAQVELGRLLGENHLASAMIDVSDGLAGDLEHILQASQVDGLIEEAELPLSEEFQAHLGKAPALLELALYGGEDYELLFTVTPGQAHSVRELCAARQLPVTTIGYISKGSGLLSLKEKTGEVRPILVRGYDHFCRT; encoded by the coding sequence TTGAAACTGAAAGCGCTGGGTGAATTTAAACTGATCGACCGCATTCGCGAGCAAGCCAGCGAGGGTGACGGGGTAGATCGTGGTATCGGTGACGATGCTGCAGTACTCAGTCTTCCGAAAGGGCATCAGCTCCTGACTTCGACGGATCTGTTGATCGAAGGCGTTCACTTCCGTCACGACTGGACTGACTGTGAAGCTCTTGGCCACAAGGCTGTTGCCGTAAACCTCAGTGATATCGCAGCTATGGGTGGGTCTCCTCGCTATCTTTACCTGGGGCTGGCCTGTCCTGATGAGGCGGAAATCAGCGACATCGATGCTTTTTTACGTGGCGTCCTCGACGAAACTGCGAAATACGGTGTCTCCCTGGTCGGTGGCGATACCTGCAGAAGCCCCGGCCCGTGGATGATCTCGGTGACCGTTGAAGGGAGCGCCCCCAGAGATCAGGCGATCGGCCGTGATGGCGCGCAGCCGGGTGACCTGATCATGGTCTCCGGCACCCTTGGTGACAGCGCCCTTGCCCAGCGATTGATCGAGGAAGACCAGGAAGCACACACAGATTTATTGAGACGTCATCATCAACCTGTTGCCCAGGTTGAACTGGGGCGACTGCTCGGTGAAAATCATTTGGCCAGCGCCATGATCGACGTTTCCGATGGTCTGGCGGGCGACTTGGAGCATATCCTGCAAGCATCTCAGGTCGATGGACTTATCGAAGAGGCCGAACTGCCTTTATCGGAAGAGTTTCAGGCTCATCTCGGCAAAGCTCCTGCCTTGCTGGAACTGGCACTCTACGGAGGCGAAGATTACGAGCTACTCTTTACCGTAACCCCAGGTCAAGCTCATTCAGTAAGGGAGCTCTGTGCCGCCAGACAGTTGCCGGTAACCACAATAGGTTACATCAGCAAGGGTTCCGGCCTACTTTCACTCAAGGAAAAGACGGGAGAAGTGCGACCCATCCTTGTCAGGGGATATGACCATTTTTGTCGGACTTAA
- a CDS encoding NRDE family protein yields MCLILVAHRPEEPIPLLVLANRDEFYDRSSGAADYWQESPEMIAGRDLVSGGAWFGVRNQRWATVTNIREGVRDKDPHLRSRGWLVRDYLQGDLSPADFLTSIQATKTEYAGFNLLLGDGSELWYATNRNLSSKRLEPGIYGLSNHLLDTPWPKVVRGKEALECLLKRPSFDDDAAFALLADTTRAPDSELPDTAIPLEWERALSAIFISMPSYGTRCSTLFIISADGQKSFLERRYNRGPEEWQQSEFTWKL; encoded by the coding sequence ATGTGCCTGATTCTTGTTGCCCATCGTCCAGAGGAACCAATTCCCTTGCTGGTTCTCGCCAATCGTGATGAATTCTACGACCGGTCCTCCGGGGCTGCCGACTACTGGCAGGAGTCTCCGGAAATGATCGCCGGCCGGGACCTTGTCTCCGGGGGAGCCTGGTTCGGTGTCAGGAATCAGCGTTGGGCGACGGTAACCAATATCCGTGAAGGCGTCAGAGACAAGGATCCACATCTCAGGTCAAGGGGTTGGCTGGTACGAGATTATCTTCAAGGGGATTTGTCGCCTGCAGACTTTCTGACCAGTATTCAGGCGACCAAGACTGAGTATGCCGGCTTCAACCTGTTGCTGGGAGACGGCAGCGAGCTCTGGTATGCAACGAACCGTAACCTTAGCAGCAAACGACTGGAGCCGGGAATCTATGGCTTAAGCAACCATCTGCTCGATACCCCCTGGCCGAAAGTCGTGCGAGGGAAAGAAGCTCTTGAATGTCTGCTCAAGAGACCGTCATTCGATGATGATGCGGCCTTTGCTTTGCTGGCCGACACCACCCGGGCGCCGGACAGCGAGCTTCCCGACACCGCTATCCCGCTTGAGTGGGAGCGTGCCCTTTCGGCCATTTTTATATCAATGCCAAGCTACGGTACGCGCTGCTCGACACTTTTCATAATCAGCGCAGATGGTCAAAAAAGTTTTCTTGAGCGCCGCTATAATCGTGGCCCAGAAGAGTGGCAGCAAAGTGAATTCACCTGGAAGTTGTAG